In Portunus trituberculatus isolate SZX2019 chromosome 44, ASM1759143v1, whole genome shotgun sequence, a single window of DNA contains:
- the LOC123518586 gene encoding sulfotransferase 1C4-like, translating into MLDSGHEATFLEGEELAQQKKDFQGYKDGLVRLNPGRWLFTSRFTKLANKLYNFQWKSSDVVVMTYPKCGTTWTQEIVWTMRNNANFDHPFAMEPPMDRAPFFECDMFLPEEIAPDSPFLKECPSFERWCPGADPKDGVYLQISAATPEPRTIKTHLSFSLLNPSLLDTAKVVYVARNPKDVFFSYLHHSRLLVDHGFVGTMEDFMKYYINGDLVYGAYDKHVKEAWEHRDHPNLHLLFYEDLKANTLKELRRLSDFIGTELTDDQLKKIAEYTSFDQMKARDDDKLRAFYNNDIWKKDGGFFRKGQSGGWKKNLPEDVTAEMDAWIKKSFNFGITFK; encoded by the exons ATGTTGGACAGCGGCCACGAGGCCACGTTCCTTGAAGGGGAGGAGTTGGCGCAACAGAAGAAAGATTTCCAAGGCTATAAAGATGGCTTGGTGCGACTTAACCCCGGCAGGTGGCTCTTCACTTCAAGGTTCACCAAACTCGCAAACAAGCTGTATAACTTTCAG TGGAAGAGCAgtgacgtggtggtgatgacctACCCGAAGTGCGGCACCACCTGGACACAAGAGATCGTCTGGACCATGAGAAACAACGCCAACTTTGATCATCCCTTTGCAATGGAACCCCCAATGGACCGAGCTCCTTTCTTTGA ATGTGACATGTTTCTTCCGGAAGAAATTGCTCCCGACAGCCCATTTTTAAAAGAGTGCCCGTCGTTTGAACGCTGGTGTCCAGGCGCTGATCCCAAAGATGGCGTCTACTTACAGATATCGGCAGCCACGCCTGAACCTCGAACCATTAAGACCCACCTGTCCTTTTCTCTGCTTAATCCCTCGCTGCTTGACACAGCCAAG GTTGTGTATGTGGCCAGGAATCCCAAGGACGTGTTCTTCTCCTACCTGCATCACTCACGTCTCTTAGTCGACCATGGATTTGTGGGCACCATGGAGGACTTCATGAAATACTATATTAATGGAGACT TGGTGTACGGCGCATATGACAAGCATGTGAAGGAGGCGTGGGAGCACCGCGACCATCCCAACCTGCACTTGTTGTTCTATGAAGACCTCAAGGCGAACACTTTGAAAGAATTACGCAGACTCAGTGACTTCATAGGCACCGAGTTAACGGACGATCAACTCAAAAAG ATCGCTGAATACACTTCGTTTGACCAAATGAAGGCCAGGGATGACGATAAATTGAGGGCATTCTACAACAACGACATCTGGAAAAAAGACGGTGGATTCTtcaggaaag GACAAAGTGGTGGCTGGAAGAAGAACCTGCCCGAGGATGTCACTGCAGAGATGGATGCTTGGATCAAGAAAAGTTTCAACTTTGGCATCACCTTCAAGTAG